The Amblyomma americanum isolate KBUSLIRL-KWMA chromosome 3, ASM5285725v1, whole genome shotgun sequence genome window below encodes:
- the LOC144123977 gene encoding uncharacterized protein LOC144123977, giving the protein MASAGASRLVKFNVRWGNRSNQSSIINASDLMATYKKKVRAVLWKNKNLARALGASKKMVSELEKSNSRQQKVFNLALPQMKTWLVMAMQHSCTMYQYQSRAVTLLDEIMNPGVDFTLVRVSDADDDASIQDRRPSLHPPGKMSEDQSGEFSVIPEEDEDANTSRRMLLDTFTQDSETLLRAAGVTPRKSLGVMSSARIRIFDGPPSSSTKPPAPELDDVGAGDLEYAFLESPNPTAPLRQGNEPGEKMVTVGAQSRIPEVADSQHHKTASEKPATSTSSAVNNRDLENAPRVNFLPNKRKESTDGQELVALKPADTPVANGAEAAYDVDQTRHPPRAQCRMSSPSPGESEDTTAFCK; this is encoded by the exons ATGGCGTCAGCAGGAGCTTCCCGTCTG GTGAAGTTCAACGTCCGCTGGGGCAACAGGAGCAACCAGAGTTCCATCATCAATGCATCGGATTTAATGG CCACGTACAAGAAGAAAGTGCGAGCTGTTCTTTGGAAGAACAAGAACTTGGCCCGAGCTCTGGGGGCCTCCAAGAAGATGGTCAGCGAGTTAGAGAAGTCCAACAGCCGCCAGCAGAAGGTGTTCAACCTGGCCTTGCCGCAG ATGAAGACGTGGCTGGTAATGGCAATGCAGCACTCATGCACAATGTACCAGTACCAGTCACGAGCAGTGACTCTGCTGGATGAGATAATGAATCCCGGTGTCGACTTCACTCTGGTCCGAGtctccgacgccgacgacgatgcAAGCATTCAGGACCG GAGGCCGTCCTTGCATCCTCCGGGGAAAATGTCGGAGGACCAGAGTGGAGAGTTCTCGGTGATCCCAGAGGAAGACGAGGACGCCAACACGTCGAGACGGATGCTCCTCGACACGTTTACCCAGGACTCGGAGACTCTGCTCCGGGCCGCAG GGGTCACGCCGAGGAAAAGTCTTGGTGTCATGTCTAGCGCACGCATCCGCATCTTTGATGGTCCTCCTAGTTCTTCTACGAAGCCTCCTGCACCAGAGCTTGACG ATGTTGGGGCAGGAGACTTGGAATACGCATTTCTCGAGTCGCCCAACCCAACGGCTCCATTACGCCAGGGTAACGAACCTGGTGAAAAGATGGTGACCGTTGGTGCTCAGAGCCGCATTCCAGAGGTGGCGGATTCGCAACACCACAAAACCGCCTCTGAAAAGCCTGCTACTTCGACCAGCAGTGCTGTGAATAATCGG GATCTCGAGAATGCGCCCCGCGTAAACTTTCTCCCAAACAAACGAAAGGAGTCGACGGACGGACAAGAATTGGTCGCTTTGAAGCCCGCAGACACTCCAGTTGCCAACGGTGCCGAGG